A DNA window from Undibacterium sp. YM2 contains the following coding sequences:
- a CDS encoding collagenase, which translates to MKFRNKGMLALPLLALGLVACSSNPQQAHNSRELARDQEIQKVLTHVHQCSPTLSLRSQALTADDERKSCEMLGALEQQFHGIFGTAGKPVKDDHNGSLRANIYQSKEDFIKYATQHFDMPTNNGGMYLEGYPDRPGNQAEFVANQKKDGSVLNLGHEYVHYLDGRFNLYGDFCANLHDSHAPPENCAKPAPMTPYLVWWTEGIAEYVSKGKDNPAAIKLAAEKTYALSQLFDTGYENNNGTARIYSWGYLAVRFMMEKHRPEIEQMLVFTRSGDYPRYQALVRSWGTGMDKEFAAWLDSLAKA; encoded by the coding sequence TTGAAATTCAGAAATAAGGGGATGCTGGCCTTGCCTTTGCTGGCTCTGGGCCTAGTCGCTTGCAGCAGCAATCCGCAGCAGGCGCATAATTCACGTGAGCTTGCGCGTGACCAGGAAATACAAAAAGTACTGACGCATGTACATCAGTGCAGCCCTACACTGAGCCTGCGTTCACAGGCACTGACGGCTGACGATGAACGCAAGTCTTGCGAGATGCTGGGGGCGCTGGAGCAGCAGTTTCATGGCATTTTCGGTACCGCAGGCAAGCCGGTAAAGGATGACCATAATGGCAGCCTCAGGGCAAATATTTACCAATCCAAGGAAGATTTCATCAAATACGCGACCCAGCATTTTGATATGCCGACCAATAATGGTGGCATGTATCTGGAGGGTTATCCGGATCGACCAGGCAACCAGGCCGAGTTTGTCGCGAACCAGAAAAAAGATGGCAGCGTACTCAATCTCGGCCATGAATATGTGCATTACCTCGACGGCCGTTTCAATCTGTATGGCGACTTTTGCGCGAATCTGCATGACTCGCACGCACCTCCAGAAAACTGCGCCAAACCTGCACCAATGACACCTTATCTGGTGTGGTGGACTGAAGGCATTGCTGAGTATGTTTCCAAGGGCAAGGATAATCCGGCTGCCATCAAACTTGCTGCTGAAAAGACTTATGCATTGAGCCAGTTATTCGATACCGGCTATGAAAACAATAACGGTACTGCGCGCATATATAGTTGGGGTTATCTGGCGGTGCGATTCATGATGGAGAAGCACAGGCCAGAGATAGAGCAGATGCTGGTGTTCACACGCAGTGGTGATTACCCGCGTTATCAGGCGCTGGTCAGGTCCTGGGGTACGGGCATGGATAAAGAGTTTGCAGCCTGGCTCGATAGTCTGGCTAAAGCGTAG
- a CDS encoding methylamine utilization protein, with protein MKLLFLQKYRSLLTLALTVTLTLAASSPMLAQAAKLNFQAVDKNGNPMSDVVVYATPVGAPLPASEKTEATISQNDMQFSPYVTAIRTGSQVKFPNYDKMEHHVKSFSATKEFEIKTYERGVVPPPVIFDKPGIVIVYCLLHNWMRAYVLVLDTPYFVKTDQSGVAMLDKLPDGNYEIKAWHPNLGSIRPPLSQTVKVNDQTTPVKWQFDFVPVPRKSKSAAY; from the coding sequence ATGAAACTATTATTTTTGCAAAAGTATCGTAGTTTGCTCACCCTGGCGCTGACGGTGACATTAACGCTGGCTGCAAGCTCACCCATGCTGGCACAAGCGGCCAAGCTGAATTTCCAGGCGGTCGATAAAAATGGTAATCCCATGAGCGATGTCGTCGTGTATGCGACACCAGTAGGCGCGCCCTTGCCAGCCTCGGAAAAAACCGAGGCCACCATATCGCAAAACGACATGCAGTTCTCACCTTATGTGACGGCGATACGCACAGGCTCGCAAGTCAAGTTCCCCAACTATGACAAGATGGAACATCATGTGAAGTCTTTTTCGGCAACCAAGGAATTCGAGATCAAGACTTATGAACGCGGCGTGGTGCCACCACCTGTGATCTTCGACAAACCCGGCATCGTCATCGTCTACTGCCTCTTGCATAACTGGATGCGTGCCTATGTACTGGTGCTGGACACGCCCTACTTCGTCAAGACGGACCAGAGCGGTGTTGCCATGCTGGATAAACTGCCAGATGGCAATTACGAAATCAAGGCCTGGCATCCAAATCTTGGCAGCATCAGGCCGCCACTGAGCCAGACTGTTAAAGTCAATGATCAGACAACACCGGTCAAATGGCAGTTTGATTTTGTGCCTGTTCCAAGAAAATCGAAATCTGCTGCTTACTGA
- a CDS encoding group 1 truncated hemoglobin produces MNILSRLCKTIAASALFVSLFASLSAHAQSGNDALYQSLGGKTGISTFVNSFVAIVLDDARINKAFKETDTERLASLLTEQFCELSGGPCKYSGRSMADVHKDMEVTNAHFNALAEDLQIAMEKHDVPSSVQNRLIAKLAPMQRPIVTK; encoded by the coding sequence ATGAATATTCTCTCCCGCCTGTGCAAAACCATAGCCGCTTCCGCTCTGTTTGTCAGTTTGTTTGCCAGCCTGTCTGCCCATGCACAAAGCGGCAATGACGCACTGTATCAAAGTCTGGGTGGCAAAACCGGTATCAGTACCTTCGTCAATTCCTTCGTTGCCATCGTGCTGGATGATGCGCGCATCAACAAGGCTTTCAAGGAAACAGATACGGAAAGACTGGCTAGCCTGCTGACCGAACAATTCTGTGAACTCAGCGGTGGTCCCTGCAAATACAGTGGCCGCAGCATGGCAGACGTACACAAGGACATGGAAGTGACGAATGCCCATTTCAATGCCCTGGCAGAAGACTTGCAGATCGCTATGGAAAAACATGATGTACCATCATCCGTGCAAAACAGGCTGATCGCCAAACTGGCACCCATGCAACGTCCCATCGTGACCAAGTAA
- a CDS encoding DUF3034 family protein gives MQASLAQDMLKPDMGKLTATGGVSQLEGAGGGGLTPWALITGYGTRDSYGANAHYTQVNTQDYSLKTYGVAVGIADRVELSLASQEFTGSLAPLNALNIKQDIFGVKVKVAGDAVYDQDSWMPQIAVGAMYKRNKGIGGLGALGVTNVKQLGAKDDSGVDYYVSATKILLEQSLLLNGTARMTKANQMGILGFGGDKKDSYKPMLETSVAYLINRKLAVGAEYRMKPRNLGVDNEKDYYDVFVAWFPTKNVSVTAAYATLGDITIFNPKNQRGWYLSLQAGF, from the coding sequence ATGCAGGCCAGCCTGGCTCAGGACATGCTGAAACCGGACATGGGCAAACTGACAGCTACTGGCGGTGTCAGCCAGCTCGAAGGTGCGGGCGGCGGCGGTCTGACGCCATGGGCCTTGATCACAGGCTATGGTACGCGCGACAGCTATGGTGCGAATGCCCACTACACACAAGTCAACACCCAGGACTACAGCCTGAAAACCTATGGCGTCGCGGTCGGCATTGCCGACCGGGTAGAGCTGTCGCTGGCCAGCCAGGAGTTCACAGGTTCGCTGGCCCCTTTGAATGCCTTGAATATCAAACAGGATATTTTTGGCGTCAAAGTCAAAGTCGCCGGTGATGCGGTCTATGACCAGGACAGCTGGATGCCACAAATCGCCGTTGGTGCCATGTACAAGCGCAACAAAGGCATAGGTGGCCTCGGTGCGCTGGGGGTGACTAACGTGAAACAACTCGGTGCCAAGGATGACAGCGGCGTTGATTACTATGTTTCTGCGACCAAGATCCTGCTCGAACAAAGCCTGCTGCTGAATGGCACTGCGCGCATGACCAAGGCTAACCAGATGGGCATACTGGGATTTGGTGGCGACAAGAAAGACAGTTATAAACCCATGCTGGAAACCTCAGTTGCTTATCTGATCAACCGCAAGCTGGCGGTCGGTGCCGAGTACCGCATGAAGCCGCGTAACCTGGGCGTCGATAATGAAAAAGATTATTACGACGTGTTTGTCGCCTGGTTCCCAACCAAAAATGTTTCTGTCACGGCGGCTTATGCGACGCTGGGTGACATCACTATCTTCAATCCAAAAAATCAGCGTGGCTGGTACTTGTCCCTGCAAGCAGGATTCTGA
- a CDS encoding group 1 truncated hemoglobin: MKFISPIPPIPALASLLFAVMANTTAVQAQTTPPTLYQALGSESGISQIVDEALRIILRDERIKASFKETNIPRLAQLLKEQFCVISAGPCKYSGDDMKTVHQGLGINAAQFYALAEDVQIAMDKLAIPSATQNRLMALLAPMKRDIVFPKAQP; the protein is encoded by the coding sequence ATGAAATTCATATCACCCATTCCACCCATTCCCGCGCTTGCCAGCTTGCTGTTTGCAGTAATGGCAAACACTACTGCAGTCCAGGCCCAGACTACACCGCCAACCCTGTACCAGGCACTCGGCAGTGAAAGCGGCATCAGCCAGATTGTGGATGAAGCCCTGCGTATCATTTTGCGGGACGAGCGCATCAAGGCCAGCTTCAAGGAAACCAATATCCCCAGGCTAGCGCAATTACTGAAAGAGCAATTCTGTGTCATCAGTGCCGGCCCCTGCAAATACAGTGGGGATGACATGAAAACCGTGCATCAGGGACTGGGTATCAATGCCGCACAATTTTATGCCCTGGCAGAAGATGTACAGATCGCCATGGACAAGCTGGCCATTCCGTCTGCCACACAAAACCGCCTGATGGCCTTGCTTGCGCCGATGAAGCGCGATATCGTTTTCCCCAAGGCGCAACCCTGA
- a CDS encoding DUF3034 family protein gives MLRLKSLLAFTLSACASISMAQGLPMPDKGKLLATGGVIQLEGAGGGGITPWATITGYGSEDSYGINAHITQVNTQDYRLQTAGVAIGIADKLEMSLATQKFTGSLAPLDKLELQQDVVGIKLRVAGDLVTDQDKWQPQVALGAIYKRNHAVKGLEALGITSVKQLGAVDDSGIDYYLSATKLILDHSLLLNGTLRLSKANQMGLLGFGGDKRNHYQLLPEVSVAYLLNRKLVAGVEYRSKPQNLAVDHEKAYYDAFLAWFPSKSVSLTLAYAHLGDITIFNPKNQRGWYLSLQIGN, from the coding sequence ATGCTGCGCCTGAAATCCCTCCTCGCCTTTACTCTGTCAGCTTGCGCCAGTATCTCCATGGCGCAGGGTCTGCCAATGCCCGACAAAGGCAAACTGCTGGCGACCGGGGGCGTGATACAACTGGAAGGCGCAGGCGGTGGTGGTATTACACCATGGGCGACGATTACCGGTTATGGCAGTGAAGACAGCTATGGCATCAATGCCCATATCACCCAGGTCAACACCCAGGACTATCGCCTGCAGACTGCTGGTGTCGCTATCGGTATTGCCGACAAACTCGAAATGTCACTGGCGACACAAAAATTTACGGGCAGCCTGGCCCCTCTAGACAAACTCGAACTGCAACAGGATGTCGTCGGCATCAAACTCAGAGTAGCCGGCGACCTGGTCACTGACCAGGACAAATGGCAGCCGCAGGTAGCCCTGGGCGCCATTTACAAGCGCAATCATGCAGTCAAAGGTCTGGAGGCACTGGGTATCACCAGCGTCAAACAACTGGGTGCCGTGGATGACAGCGGCATTGATTATTATCTGTCGGCCACCAAGCTGATACTCGATCATAGTCTGCTACTGAATGGCACTTTACGTCTGAGCAAGGCCAACCAGATGGGCTTGCTGGGGTTTGGCGGCGACAAGCGCAACCATTACCAGTTATTGCCAGAAGTGTCAGTCGCTTACCTGCTCAACCGCAAGCTAGTCGCTGGCGTCGAATACCGCAGCAAGCCGCAAAATCTGGCAGTCGATCATGAAAAGGCCTATTACGATGCCTTCCTGGCATGGTTCCCCAGCAAATCAGTTTCACTGACACTGGCCTATGCCCATCTGGGTGACATTACCATCTTCAATCCAAAGAACCAGCGTGGCTGGTACTTGTCACTGCAAATCGGCAATTGA
- a CDS encoding lipopolysaccharide assembly protein LapB gives MDLYATDSEVTQLEQRLTGTVVQEQLDELLTLAWHLRQRDSSRALSLCEQVSKLLNTSNRTDTDKALVYLRLQLIRAEEKWLHADLDSAAAIIQAILRHPDVHLDPAALSDAHRMLGFIFSDQGKHVECDIEMAISIDEASKGDDVLRKQCTAAALARVAVLRDDKLAKSYFDRYFASRNTPKEIHPGLAALMDDFLGLYTGLNGQLDESVSYLSKAYQACLDSGQIRRAILTAANIGYSYSKANDFETALEWLQKALQLAKPTGWAPSIGNCLMQIGDTLRKMGSLDAADQMLHEALEQLSRLTGSRNYALTISVLADVALDRRDYHLAYNLFSQLAMLQGAQEQADLQEAARLGQAKAQVRLQAMTREAVIHKPDTLVAKR, from the coding sequence ATGGACTTATACGCCACCGATAGCGAAGTTACGCAGTTAGAGCAGCGCTTGACCGGAACGGTGGTGCAAGAACAACTCGACGAATTACTGACACTAGCCTGGCACTTGCGTCAGCGCGACAGCAGCCGCGCCCTGAGCCTGTGCGAACAAGTCAGCAAACTGCTGAATACCTCCAACAGGACGGACACCGACAAAGCCCTGGTCTATCTGCGCCTGCAATTGATCAGGGCAGAAGAAAAGTGGCTGCATGCTGATCTCGACAGCGCGGCAGCCATTATCCAGGCCATCTTGCGCCACCCTGACGTGCATCTCGACCCGGCTGCCCTCAGCGATGCCCATCGCATGCTGGGTTTCATCTTCTCTGACCAAGGCAAGCATGTGGAATGTGACATAGAAATGGCCATCTCCATAGACGAAGCCAGCAAGGGAGATGATGTCTTGCGCAAGCAATGTACAGCCGCTGCCCTGGCCCGGGTTGCTGTTTTGCGTGATGATAAATTGGCCAAGTCTTACTTCGACCGCTATTTTGCCTCGAGGAATACCCCAAAAGAAATCCACCCTGGCCTGGCCGCCCTGATGGATGATTTTCTTGGTTTATATACTGGCCTGAATGGTCAGCTCGACGAATCTGTTAGCTACCTGAGCAAGGCGTATCAGGCCTGTCTCGATTCTGGCCAGATACGCCGTGCCATCCTGACCGCAGCGAATATAGGTTATAGCTATAGCAAGGCAAATGATTTTGAAACTGCACTGGAATGGCTGCAAAAAGCACTGCAACTGGCCAAACCCACAGGCTGGGCACCCAGCATAGGCAATTGCCTGATGCAAATAGGCGACACTTTGCGCAAGATGGGGTCGCTCGACGCCGCAGACCAGATGCTGCATGAAGCCCTGGAGCAGCTATCCCGGCTGACCGGTTCACGCAATTATGCCTTGACCATCAGCGTACTTGCCGATGTTGCCCTGGACAGGCGTGACTACCATCTGGCCTACAATTTGTTCAGCCAGCTGGCGATGCTGCAAGGTGCGCAAGAGCAGGCTGATTTGCAGGAAGCCGCAAGGCTGGGGCAGGCAAAGGCGCAAGTCAGACTCCAGGCCATGACCAGGGAAGCCGTAATCCATAAACCTGACACACTTGTTGCAAAGCGTTAA
- a CDS encoding diguanylate cyclase domain-containing protein: MSRSSLRRELVIPIIVLVIGVSAAIGWVSMKAGTDAVYTLTQRILGDMVNRINLATEKHLDGALIALESVAPSPSNLPKEQNFSADMKALEEKFWAASGLFMDVNNYVYFGGSDGRFVGVYRISKEMVQLFWREPDGDKRTVFRVSHVGDRSNILRSDDFDPRLRPWYKIAQTSERPVWSKIYNNFSFHYPTITLAKSVFNKNHEFAGVMATDLTLKELSNFLRKLEISKNSVAYIVDADGYIVATSGQELPERTVNGVPERMRAIDMKTPLISETFQRVGSMKLQATQTQSMELSNGTIDVAISPLGNRQGLNWLTVVAVPRADFMSSINQGFMQSMVIALACVIFALTIGLTIVERVIRDIRKLTSAAEKFGNGEPMPSLQIRRTDEIGTLAQTFMEMENKLRYDKLTQVANRESLFTQINYLQKQALENPGASEGFTLLFIDLDRFKYINDNHGHDAGDKALVVIAARLRSAIRETDEVARYGGDEFVLLLKDTKSSIDINNTVEKICNVVEQPIALEDIVVSVGVSVGWASFPEDGSDYVRLIKIADSRMYNRKRDRKSGQFVHLA; the protein is encoded by the coding sequence ATGAGTCGTTCTTCTTTGCGTCGAGAATTGGTGATACCCATCATCGTCCTGGTGATAGGGGTGTCTGCCGCCATAGGCTGGGTCTCCATGAAGGCCGGGACAGATGCCGTCTATACCCTGACGCAGCGCATACTTGGCGATATGGTCAACCGTATCAACCTGGCGACCGAAAAACACCTCGATGGTGCCCTGATTGCGCTGGAGTCAGTCGCACCCAGCCCCAGCAATTTGCCCAAAGAGCAGAATTTTTCTGCGGACATGAAAGCCCTGGAAGAAAAATTCTGGGCGGCCAGTGGCTTGTTCATGGATGTGAATAATTATGTGTACTTTGGCGGTAGCGACGGGCGTTTTGTCGGTGTTTACCGAATTTCCAAGGAAATGGTGCAATTGTTCTGGCGGGAACCCGATGGCGACAAGCGCACGGTCTTCCGCGTCAGTCATGTCGGTGATCGCTCGAACATCTTGCGCAGCGACGATTTTGATCCGCGTTTGCGCCCCTGGTACAAAATTGCCCAGACCTCGGAAAGACCGGTCTGGTCAAAAATCTACAATAATTTCTCTTTCCATTATCCGACTATCACGCTGGCAAAATCGGTCTTTAACAAGAACCATGAGTTTGCCGGTGTCATGGCCACCGACCTGACGCTCAAGGAATTATCGAATTTCCTGCGCAAACTCGAGATCAGCAAGAACAGTGTCGCCTATATCGTCGATGCGGATGGTTATATTGTTGCCACGTCTGGCCAGGAACTGCCTGAGCGCACCGTGAATGGCGTGCCAGAACGCATGCGTGCCATCGACATGAAAACACCGCTGATCAGTGAGACTTTCCAAAGAGTCGGGAGCATGAAATTGCAGGCTACCCAGACACAATCGATGGAGCTCAGCAATGGCACCATTGATGTGGCGATTTCTCCACTGGGTAACAGGCAGGGCTTGAACTGGCTGACCGTGGTCGCCGTGCCCCGTGCTGACTTCATGAGCAGTATCAACCAGGGCTTCATGCAGAGTATGGTGATTGCCCTGGCATGTGTCATCTTTGCACTCACCATAGGCCTGACCATCGTTGAGCGCGTGATACGAGATATACGCAAGTTGACTTCTGCTGCTGAAAAATTTGGCAATGGCGAACCCATGCCCAGCCTGCAAATCCGCCGCACGGACGAGATAGGCACACTGGCCCAGACTTTCATGGAGATGGAAAACAAGCTGCGCTATGACAAGCTGACCCAGGTGGCCAACCGTGAATCCCTGTTCACCCAGATCAATTACCTGCAAAAGCAGGCGCTGGAAAATCCTGGTGCCAGTGAAGGCTTTACCTTATTGTTCATAGACCTGGACCGCTTCAAATACATCAATGACAATCACGGTCATGATGCTGGCGACAAGGCCCTGGTTGTGATTGCTGCGCGTTTGCGCTCGGCTATTCGTGAGACGGATGAAGTGGCACGTTACGGCGGTGATGAATTCGTGTTGCTGCTGAAAGATACCAAGAGCTCTATCGATATCAACAATACCGTGGAAAAAATCTGCAATGTCGTCGAACAGCCGATTGCGCTGGAAGACATCGTTGTCAGTGTTGGTGTGTCGGTAGGCTGGGCCAGCTTCCCTGAGGATGGCAGTGATTATGTGCGCCTCATCAAGATCGCCGACAGCCGCATGTATAACCGCAAACGCGACCGTAAATCAGGCCAGTTCGTGCATCTGGCCTGA
- a CDS encoding EAL domain-containing protein, protein MRLHSLESRVVALFIGLLLTVQLAAFFAIGNAIDRNARTAVEENLKINEKFLLRLLDQNAQKLIQGAIVLAKDYAFREAIGTHDTETIVSTLSNHGNRIGSDLTMLVGLDRKITAFSATSKTSRSNGANNELSNSLQQSVAALIQTAEKTGSAASTAIVDGKPYQMVVVPIEAPVTISWVVMAIPIGKALVTDMHELSRMQISLLTSEKQGRWLANVSSLNDENAGKLAQQLPVADKLVNYLPALQIDDDQYSARILRLAQNEQFNTIAVLQLSISQAVAPYKDLQRNLLLLTVLAAVVASIISAITARRITGPVRQLAETARSLGAGDYTATIDVKQKDEIGDLARTFMTMRDGIAQREKEISRLAYWDTLTNLPNRALFTDMLEEAIGSARSHEKSCYVLMMDLDRFKHVNDVMGHRFGDILLNQVAIRLSAELGAGGTKPARLGGDEFAILLPNSAKEDALDLANRILRSLEKPISIEDQTVDLGAGIGIAGFPEHAGDAQSLLSRVEVAMYAAKLGNSGAVIYSPDIDKSSQQSLSLLSELRAALEQQAFRLYVQPKVGLDHGQVIAVEALVRWIHPERGFIFPDQFIPFAEQTGFIRQLTHWVMNEAARVCHLWAQQGIHLKISVNISTRDLLDQDLPGKFAHILQNHEVKAASFCLEITESAIMDDPVRAFQTLDKLHAMGFELSIDDFGTGYSSLAYLKRLPVHELKIDKSFVLKMEKDIDDTKIVKSTIDLGHNMGLRVVAEGVENIEVMNLLKELGCDQAQGYYISKPMPSTDMPAWLGKWQEQNQPSSPV, encoded by the coding sequence ATGCGTTTGCATAGTTTGGAAAGCCGGGTTGTTGCTCTATTCATAGGCCTGCTGTTGACGGTACAACTGGCGGCCTTTTTTGCTATTGGTAATGCCATAGACAGAAACGCCCGTACCGCCGTTGAAGAGAATCTGAAAATCAATGAAAAATTCCTGCTGCGCCTGCTTGACCAGAATGCACAAAAACTCATACAGGGTGCCATCGTCCTTGCCAAGGATTATGCCTTTCGCGAAGCCATAGGTACGCACGATACTGAAACCATCGTCTCAACCTTGTCCAATCACGGCAACCGCATAGGTTCAGACCTGACCATGCTGGTCGGGTTGGACAGGAAAATCACGGCTTTTTCAGCAACCAGCAAAACCAGCCGCAGCAATGGTGCAAACAATGAATTAAGCAATAGCCTGCAGCAATCGGTTGCCGCACTGATACAAACCGCAGAAAAAACCGGCAGTGCTGCCAGTACGGCCATCGTCGATGGCAAACCTTATCAAATGGTAGTCGTGCCTATCGAAGCACCGGTCACCATCAGTTGGGTAGTCATGGCCATCCCCATAGGCAAGGCCCTGGTGACCGACATGCATGAATTATCGCGCATGCAAATCAGTTTGCTGACCTCTGAGAAACAGGGGCGCTGGCTCGCGAATGTGTCCAGCCTCAATGATGAAAACGCTGGCAAGCTGGCCCAGCAATTACCTGTTGCTGACAAACTGGTCAATTATCTGCCTGCCCTGCAAATCGATGACGACCAGTATAGCGCCCGCATACTCAGACTGGCACAGAACGAACAGTTCAATACCATCGCCGTGCTGCAACTGTCGATCAGCCAGGCAGTCGCCCCTTATAAGGACTTGCAGCGCAATCTCTTGCTACTGACAGTACTTGCTGCCGTGGTTGCCAGCATCATCAGCGCCATCACTGCCCGCCGCATTACCGGGCCGGTAAGGCAACTGGCAGAAACTGCGCGCAGTCTGGGTGCTGGTGACTACACTGCCACCATTGACGTCAAACAAAAGGACGAGATCGGCGACCTGGCGCGCACCTTCATGACCATGCGTGATGGTATTGCCCAGCGTGAAAAAGAAATCAGCCGTCTGGCTTACTGGGACACCCTGACCAATCTGCCAAACCGGGCACTGTTTACCGACATGCTGGAAGAAGCCATTGGCAGCGCACGTTCCCATGAAAAGTCCTGCTATGTGCTGATGATGGACCTCGACCGTTTCAAGCATGTGAATGACGTCATGGGACACCGCTTTGGCGATATCCTGCTGAACCAGGTTGCCATACGCCTGTCGGCAGAACTTGGTGCTGGCGGTACCAAACCCGCCCGCCTCGGTGGTGATGAATTTGCCATACTGTTGCCAAATAGCGCCAAGGAAGATGCACTTGATCTGGCGAACCGCATCCTGCGCTCACTGGAAAAACCTATCTCCATAGAAGACCAGACTGTTGATCTGGGGGCCGGCATCGGCATCGCCGGTTTTCCTGAACATGCGGGGGATGCCCAGAGCCTGCTGAGCCGGGTTGAGGTTGCCATGTATGCGGCAAAACTCGGCAATAGTGGCGCGGTCATCTATTCACCTGACATCGACAAGTCCAGCCAGCAGAGCCTGTCTTTGCTCAGCGAATTGCGGGCAGCACTGGAACAGCAGGCCTTCCGTTTATATGTACAACCCAAGGTTGGTCTAGACCATGGCCAGGTGATTGCAGTCGAAGCACTGGTACGCTGGATACATCCCGAGCGTGGCTTTATCTTCCCCGACCAGTTCATTCCCTTTGCCGAGCAAACCGGCTTCATACGCCAGTTGACGCACTGGGTCATGAATGAAGCAGCACGAGTCTGCCACCTGTGGGCCCAGCAGGGCATACACCTGAAAATCTCGGTCAATATTTCTACCCGTGATTTGCTGGACCAGGATTTGCCGGGCAAGTTTGCCCATATATTGCAAAACCATGAAGTAAAAGCTGCCTCGTTTTGCCTGGAAATCACTGAGAGTGCCATCATGGATGACCCGGTCCGGGCCTTCCAGACGCTGGACAAATTGCATGCCATGGGCTTTGAGTTGTCTATCGATGATTTTGGCACGGGTTATTCGTCACTGGCCTACCTGAAGCGCCTGCCGGTTCATGAACTGAAGATAGACAAATCTTTTGTACTCAAGATGGAGAAGGATATTGATGACACCAAGATCGTCAAATCGACCATAGACCTGGGACACAATATGGGCTTGCGGGTAGTTGCCGAGGGTGTCGAAAATATAGAAGTCATGAATTTGCTGAAGGAGCTGGGCTGCGACCAGGCTCAGGGGTATTACATCAGCAAACCCATGCCTTCAACTGACATGCCTGCCTGGCTGGGCAAGTGGCAGGAGCAAAACCAGCCATCGAGTCCAGTCTGA
- a CDS encoding methylamine utilization protein has protein sequence MKRLRTKSCILMLGCMAGSLIMAGAASATSIQVTDSSGQAVQDAVVYAELVGSPQITKSATAEIQQKDKKFMPFVTVIQTGTSVSFPNNDTVRHHAYSFSPAKPFELKLYSGKPAAPVIFDKAGTVVVGCNIHDQMVAYIQIVDTPYFAKTDASGTARLPTIPAGKYVLKTWHPKQPASAQVQEQNIQIDSNGPNLTVKLNYKAG, from the coding sequence ATGAAACGTCTGCGTACCAAATCCTGCATCCTCATGCTGGGCTGCATGGCAGGCAGCCTGATCATGGCTGGCGCAGCATCTGCCACGTCCATACAGGTGACAGACAGCAGTGGACAGGCAGTACAGGATGCGGTGGTCTATGCAGAACTTGTTGGCAGCCCGCAGATTACCAAGTCAGCCACGGCTGAAATCCAGCAAAAAGACAAGAAGTTCATGCCCTTCGTGACCGTGATACAAACCGGCACTTCGGTTTCCTTTCCCAACAATGACACGGTCAGGCATCACGCTTATTCGTTTTCCCCGGCCAAGCCTTTTGAATTGAAGCTGTATTCAGGCAAGCCTGCTGCACCTGTAATATTCGACAAAGCCGGTACCGTGGTGGTTGGCTGCAATATCCACGACCAGATGGTTGCCTATATCCAGATCGTCGATACTCCCTATTTTGCCAAAACCGATGCGAGCGGAACTGCCCGTCTGCCCACCATTCCTGCCGGCAAATATGTATTGAAGACCTGGCATCCCAAACAACCAGCGTCGGCACAGGTACAAGAGCAAAACATACAAATCGACAGTAATGGCCCCAACCTGACTGTAAAATTGAATTACAAGGCTGGTTAA